Proteins encoded in a region of the Populus alba chromosome 13, ASM523922v2, whole genome shotgun sequence genome:
- the LOC118050351 gene encoding uncharacterized protein → MAGNREVGFPKTTASSLREQLARTTLSRVRARGHPYLELREDGKRFIFFCTLCLSPCYSDTILLDHLRGNLHTERLSAAKATLLKPNPWPFSDGIHFFDASSGNEEQLAIKDGKESSRLLKFEENSDNLAIVKYVENLKPGCDTVVDENLSGSDEGSDLVIPSVRLKEEVSDLKARHVGSGQIAARMYEKKDGSNEISRIWCEWLGKESSNDEDKIKVLDHDFGVVTFAYDYELGKSGLFDDVKLLLSSSAPALTENDQGGNWKRKRSVSEPEDVSRSLTNQYGLCEEESSKTTCASSNLVLDRYDDQLIHTRFISSKTVRREVRKQQRIAAEKMCDICQQKMLPEKDVATLWNRKTGKLACSSRNVYGAFHVFHTSCLIHWILYCEFEIVRNQTVSTKGGRRSRKKNGTKSNATGKDGTVNVLPNPIVSVFCPDCQGTGVNIEGDEFEKPLTPLSEMFKYKIKVSEGHRGWMKNPEILENCSTGFHFPSQSGEPVQEKVVPLKLLHFYRPEE, encoded by the exons ATGGCTGGAAATCGTGAAGTTGGGTTCCCGAAGACAACTGCAAGTAGTTTAAGGGAACAGTTAGCAAGAACTACGCTTAGTAGAGTGAGAGCACGAGGACACCCTTATTTGGAGCTTCGCGAGGATGGCAAGCGGTTCATATTCTTTTGTACTTTGTGTCTTTCCCCGTGCTATAGTGATACCATTTTGCTTGATCACTTGAGGGGTAATCTTCATACCGAGAGGTTATCTGCTGCGAAAGCTACTCTTTTGAAACCGAACCCATGGCCCTTTAGTGACGGGATTCATTTCTTTGATGCTTCGAGTGGGAATGAGGAACAGTTGGCAATCAAGGATGGTAAAGAGAGTAGTAGGTTATTGAAGTTCGAAGAGAACAGTGATAATCTTGCAATTGTTAAATATGTTGAAAATCTTAAACCTGGTTGTGATACGGTTGTTGATGAGAATTTAAGTGGTAGTGATGAGGGTTCTGATCTGGTGATTCCAAGTGTGCGCCTTAAAGAAGAAGTTTCTGATTTGAAAGCAAGGCATGTGGGTTCTGGACAGATTGCTGCCAGGATGTATGAGAAGAAGGATGGTTCAAATGAGATTAGTAGAATATGGTGTGAATGGCTGGGGAAAGAGAGTTCTAATGATGAGGATAAGATCAAGGTTTTAGATCATGACTTTGGTGTTGTAACTTTTGCTTATGATTATGAATTGGGAAAGAGCGGATTGTTTGATGATGTGAAGCTATTGCTCTCTTCTAGTGCTCCAGCACTGACAGAAAATGATCAGGGGGGTAATTGGAAAAGGAAGAGATCTGTTTCTGAGCCAGAGGATGTTAGTAGATCTTTGACTAATCAGTATGGTTTATGCGAGGAAGAATCTTCAAAGACAACTTGTGCCTCTTCTAATTTGGTGCTGGATCGATATGATGATCAGCTTATTCACACCAGATTTATATCAAGCAAGACAGTAAGGAGAGAGGTAAGAAAGCAACAGCGCATAGCAGCAGAAAAAATGTGTGATATCTGTCAGCAAAAGATGCTTCCTGAGAAAGATGTAGCAACGCTTTGGAACAGGAAGACTGGAAAACTTGCTTGCAGTAGCAGAAATGTGTATGGG gcaTTTCATGTGTTTCACACTTCTTGCCTTATACACTGGATACTCTACTGTGAGTTTGAAATTGTTCGAAATCAGACAGTCAGTACCAAAGGGGGACGAAGATCTAGGAAAAAGAATGGAACCAAATCAAATGCAACAGGAAAGGATGGAACAGTGAATGTTTTGCCAAACCCAATTGTTTCTGTGTTCTGTCCAGACTGCCAAGGCACCGGTGTGAACATTGAGGGAGATGAGTTTGAGAAGCCACTTACTCCTCTTTCAGAA ATGTTCAAGTACAAGATCAAAGTGAGTGAGGGACATAGAGGATGGATGAAAAATCCAGAGATCTTGGAGAATTGCTCAACAGGTTTTCATTTCCCTTCACAATCTGGAGAACCAGTTCAG gaaaaggTGGTGCCACTGAAGTTGCTGCATTTCTATAGACCTGAAGAGTAG